A single genomic interval of Natronolimnobius sp. AArcel1 harbors:
- a CDS encoding Gfo/Idh/MocA family protein, which translates to MDFGVLSTAGIAQGSFLPGIEPTEHNVTAIASRNAADAQAVADEHGIETVYEGYEDLLENAGVDAVYIPLPNALHAEWTKKAADAGIHVLCEKPLTVDAAEAREVVEYCADRDVVLMEAFMYQYHPRTERALELADEELEDIRSVTASFKFGLFDDLDNIRLSPDLSGGSLMDVGCYPLSFARQVLGEPDSAYAYTTDTKDSGVDTELAAILEYDEASARIACGFDTTHIQRYRIEANNGWIEADDGFNPGSGSVELEHKIDGRHAVETFDPVDQYRLEIEHFVECVETGSQPRTDGAEAIANMEVIDAIYESADSDRAVEIER; encoded by the coding sequence ATGGATTTTGGCGTTCTCAGCACGGCAGGCATCGCACAGGGATCGTTCCTTCCGGGAATCGAGCCGACCGAGCACAACGTGACGGCTATCGCCTCCCGCAATGCAGCGGACGCACAGGCCGTCGCTGACGAACACGGCATCGAGACGGTGTATGAAGGGTATGAGGACCTCCTCGAGAATGCTGGCGTCGACGCGGTCTACATCCCGCTGCCGAACGCACTTCATGCAGAGTGGACGAAAAAGGCGGCTGATGCTGGCATCCACGTCCTCTGTGAGAAGCCACTGACCGTCGACGCGGCTGAAGCCCGCGAGGTCGTCGAGTACTGCGCCGACCGAGACGTGGTCCTGATGGAGGCGTTCATGTACCAGTACCATCCGCGAACCGAACGCGCCCTCGAACTCGCCGACGAGGAACTCGAGGACATTCGCTCGGTGACGGCCTCGTTCAAGTTCGGCCTGTTCGACGACCTGGACAATATCCGCCTCTCACCGGACCTGTCCGGCGGCAGCCTGATGGACGTCGGCTGCTATCCGCTTTCGTTCGCTCGGCAAGTCCTTGGCGAACCCGACAGCGCCTACGCCTACACGACAGACACCAAAGACAGCGGCGTCGACACCGAACTCGCCGCCATCCTCGAGTACGACGAGGCCTCCGCCCGCATCGCCTGTGGTTTCGATACGACCCACATCCAGCGCTATCGCATCGAAGCGAACAACGGCTGGATCGAAGCCGACGACGGTTTCAACCCCGGTAGCGGCTCCGTCGAACTCGAGCACAAAATCGATGGCCGCCACGCCGTCGAGACGTTCGATCCGGTCGATCAGTACCGTCTCGAGATCGAGCACTTCGTCGAGTGTGTCGAGACTGGCAGCCAGCCACGAACGGATGGGGCAGAGGCAATTGCGAACATGGAAGTCATCGATGCAATCTACGAGAGCGCCGACAGCGACCGCGCGGTCGAGATTGAACGCTAA
- a CDS encoding ThuA domain-containing protein, translated as MTDTTALLIGETTFPFHSIDEKGPELAAAIGDAADVTTTTDRDALCDLSEYDVVIDYLTDSDLSEDQLESVLSFVHNGGGYLPLHCGADLMSTAPDDPDDLLDTRDEPVPELRELIGGHFLTHPEESEFGVDILEDHPVTEGVEDFQIFDEPYQLDVDEGEDSDLTILARMDHPDLEEYPIAWTRTEGDGRVCYISLGHTDEALQNDSFRTLLRNAIGWVA; from the coding sequence ATGACCGACACGACGGCACTCCTGATCGGCGAGACGACGTTTCCATTTCACTCAATTGACGAGAAAGGACCCGAACTGGCCGCCGCTATCGGCGACGCCGCAGACGTCACGACGACGACCGACCGCGACGCCCTCTGTGATCTCTCCGAGTACGACGTCGTAATCGACTATCTGACCGACAGCGACCTCTCCGAGGACCAACTCGAGAGCGTGCTCTCGTTTGTCCACAACGGCGGCGGCTACCTCCCGCTTCACTGCGGCGCGGATCTGATGAGCACGGCTCCCGACGACCCCGACGACCTGCTCGACACGCGTGACGAACCCGTGCCTGAACTGCGCGAACTGATCGGCGGCCACTTCCTCACCCACCCCGAGGAGTCCGAGTTTGGCGTCGACATCCTCGAGGACCACCCAGTCACCGAAGGCGTCGAGGACTTCCAGATTTTCGACGAACCGTACCAGTTGGATGTTGACGAGGGCGAGGACAGCGACCTGACGATTCTCGCCCGCATGGACCACCCCGACCTCGAGGAGTACCCAATCGCGTGGACTCGAACCGAGGGTGACGGTCGCGTCTGTTACATTTCGCTCGGCCACACGGACGAGGCGCTGCAAAACGACAGTTTCCGGACGCTGCTGCGCAACGCCATCGGCTGGGTAGCATAG
- a CDS encoding DUF6789 family protein, producing the protein MSVSDRLRQLRPDTETTDPLDSDERRSSADHVVAATARGVQAGFVATLIMTAFRLPILRSLPPSANFWSQYVSGGDPDNHPFAGLVLHFIYGIQAGAIFGGLFALQDAERSIEPEQRGLVWGSVYGMALSAFGSQIMLKEMLDIRLEANELALFHAGHLVYGLALGAWVGSRTEGVDDPEDEYEYDDGN; encoded by the coding sequence ATGTCCGTCTCAGACCGCTTGCGTCAGTTGCGACCCGATACCGAGACGACTGATCCCCTCGATTCGGACGAGCGCCGTTCGAGCGCCGACCACGTCGTCGCTGCGACCGCTCGAGGCGTTCAGGCGGGGTTCGTCGCGACGCTGATTATGACGGCGTTCCGGTTGCCGATCCTCCGCTCACTCCCGCCGTCGGCGAACTTCTGGTCGCAGTACGTTTCAGGCGGTGACCCGGACAATCACCCGTTTGCAGGCTTGGTCTTACACTTTATTTACGGCATTCAGGCCGGAGCAATCTTCGGCGGGCTTTTTGCGCTGCAAGACGCTGAGCGCTCGATCGAACCCGAACAGCGCGGGCTCGTTTGGGGGTCAGTCTACGGCATGGCCCTATCGGCGTTTGGGTCTCAGATCATGCTCAAGGAAATGCTCGATATCCGACTCGAGGCGAACGAACTTGCGCTGTTTCACGCGGGCCATCTCGTCTATGGACTTGCACTCGGCGCGTGGGTCGGTTCCCGGACGGAGGGTGTCGACGACCCCGAAGACGAGTACGAGTACGACGACGGCAACTGA
- a CDS encoding ABC transporter permease, translating into MELGVVIGVVVIGFVHGVLPDHGWPIAATYALNRQRRLLYGFVAALILGVGHLISSVVLVLAYFWFSAFADFAEGPWMRYIAGTLLILLGIHEYRHGGHGNVGHGHDHSHEDDPDHGHGHGDHDHGQKHGHSHDHDLGHDHHSSHDHDDYNNHSHGHDHNAKPDDRGLLERLRSFLPGGGHQHLTEEHAERGLTALGVTALLLGFAHEEPIQILAICVGTEACLELMLIYSLAVIVAIVIPTLLLIAGYEHHRERVERITPYLPTITAVVLVGMGLAFISGLI; encoded by the coding sequence ATGGAACTCGGCGTCGTTATCGGCGTGGTTGTTATCGGGTTCGTCCACGGCGTGTTGCCGGACCACGGCTGGCCTATTGCGGCGACGTACGCGCTCAACCGCCAGCGCCGGTTGCTGTACGGGTTCGTCGCTGCCTTGATTCTCGGCGTAGGACATCTCATCAGCAGCGTCGTCCTCGTCCTCGCATACTTCTGGTTCAGCGCGTTCGCCGATTTCGCGGAGGGGCCGTGGATGCGCTATATCGCCGGCACGTTGTTGATTCTGCTCGGCATTCACGAGTACCGACACGGGGGACACGGGAACGTGGGTCACGGACACGATCACAGCCACGAGGACGACCCCGATCATGGACACGGCCATGGGGACCACGACCACGGTCAGAAGCACGGCCACAGCCATGACCATGACCTCGGTCACGACCACCACAGCAGCCACGATCACGACGACTACAACAACCACAGTCACGGCCACGACCACAACGCCAAACCCGACGATCGCGGCCTCCTCGAGCGCCTTCGGTCGTTTCTCCCAGGCGGCGGCCACCAGCATCTCACCGAGGAACACGCCGAGCGCGGGCTGACCGCACTGGGCGTGACTGCCCTGCTGCTTGGCTTTGCCCACGAGGAGCCGATTCAGATTCTGGCGATCTGTGTCGGGACTGAGGCCTGCCTCGAGTTGATGCTCATTTACTCACTCGCGGTTATCGTCGCCATCGTCATCCCAACGCTCCTGTTGATCGCGGGCTACGAACACCATCGCGAGCGCGTCGAGCGAATCACGCCATACCTGCCGACGATTACGGCAGTTGTCCTCGTTGGGATGGGGCTGGCGTTCATCAGTGGTCTCATTTGA